One segment of Triticum aestivum cultivar Chinese Spring chromosome 2A, IWGSC CS RefSeq v2.1, whole genome shotgun sequence DNA contains the following:
- the LOC123187278 gene encoding acyl-[acyl-carrier-protein] desaturase 7, chloroplastic, translating into MATSWLLRHPCPLARPWTRTRNDIGLHVTSITYCYWRCTKASGGGRIMADMSMHTTSCKAEPALLPQGDAAELAGGADPPPRASKRSARTGRAATVAARHDEEGTDDEWLMYLEPAKLEVFDHLEPWAEANVVPLLKPAQVAWQPTDLLPDLASLGADGFHAACSDISARAAGLPDAHLVCLVGNMVTEEALPTYQSIPNRFEAVRDLTGSSGTAWARWIRGWSAEENRHGDVLNRYLFLSGRVDMRQVERTIHNLIQSGMVMNAARSPYHGFIYVAFQERATSISHGNTARHAKEHGDLVLARICGAIAADEKRHELAYTRIVGKLFEIDPDGAVRALAYMMRRRIVMPASLMTDGRDGDLFAHYAAVAQQTGIYTASDYRSILEHLMKQWGVEELAAAELSDDGRRAREYVCALPHKIRRLEEKAHERSGQKAQPATSAPFSWIFDKPLNKSMG; encoded by the exons ATGGCGACGTCATGGCTCCTCAGACATCCTTGTCCACTGGCCAGGCCATGGACGAGAACAAGGAATGACATAGGTCTCCATGTGACCAGCATCACCTACTGCTACTG GAGATGCACTAAGGCCAGTGGAGGAGGCAGAATCATGGCGGATATGAGTATGCACACCACCAGCTGCAAGGCAGAACCCGCCCTTCTACCCCAAGGGGATGCTGCCGAACTAGCAGGGGGAGCGGACCCTCCTCCTAGAGCTAGTAAGAGAAGCGCGCGCACTGGCCGGGCCGCCACCGTTGCGGCTAGGCACGATGAGGAGGGCACAGACGACGAATGGCTCATGTACCTGGAGCCGGCGAAGCTAGAGGTGTTCGATCATCTGGAGCCTTGGGCGGAGGCGAATGTGGTGCCGCTCCTTAAGCCCGCGCAGGTGGCGTGGCAGCCGACGGACTTGCTGCCGGACCTGGCGTCGCTGGGCGCCGACGGCTTCCACGCGGCGTGCTCCGACATCAGCGCGCGCGCGGCCGGCCTGCCCGACGCGCACCTCGTGTGCCTCGTGGGGAACATGGTCACGGAGGAGGCGCTGCCGACGTACCAGAGCATACCCAACCGCTTCGAGGCCGTGCGCGACCTCACCGGCTCCAGCGGCACTGCCTGGGCGCGCTGGATCCGCGGCTGGTCTGCCGAGGAGAACCGGCACGGCGACGTGCTCAACAGGTACCTCTTCCTCTCCGGCCGCGTCGACATGCGGCAGGTCGAGAGGACCATCCACAACCTCATCCAGTCCGGCATGGTCATGAACGCTGCGCGGAGCCCCTACCACGGCTTCATCTACGTCGCCTTCCAGGAGCGTGCCACCTCCATCTCGCACGGCAACACAGCCCGTCACGCCAAGGAGCATGGCGACCTGGTGCTGGCCCGCATATGCGGCGCCATCGCCGCCGACGAGAAGCGCCACGAGCTGGCCTACACGCGCATCGTGGGGAAGCTGTTCGAGATCGACCCGGACGGCGCCGTGCGCGCGCTGGCGTACATGATGCGCCGCCGGATCGTCATGCCGGCGTCCCTCATGACAGACGGCCGCGATGGTGACCTCTTCGCGCACTACGCGGCCGTGGCGCAGCAGACCGGCATTTACACCGCCTCCGACTACCGTAGCATCTTGGAGCACCTGATGAAGCAGTGGGGGGTGGAAGAGctggcggcggcggaactctccgACGACGGGAGGCGTGCGCGGGAGTACGTGTGCGCCTTGCCCCACAAGATCCGCAGGTTGGAGGAAAAGGCTCACGAGCGCAGCGGCCAGAAAGCCCAGCCTGCAACATCGGCCCCGTTTAGCTGGATCTTTGATAAGCCTCTCAACAAGAGCATGGGGTAA